Proteins from a genomic interval of Zingiber officinale cultivar Zhangliang chromosome 2A, Zo_v1.1, whole genome shotgun sequence:
- the LOC122041159 gene encoding nuclear poly(A) polymerase 4-like isoform X2 → MGSSSEMGNAPPPISTQYGITKPISTAGPTEADLKRTAELERLLVDAGLYESKEESTKREEVLEELDKIVKNWVKQLTRQRGYSDQMVEEANAVIFTFGSYRLGVNGPGADVDTLCVGPSYVNREEDFFIILHDLLAEMEEVSELHPVPDAHVPVLKFKFLGISIDLLYASISQLVVPLDLDISHGSVLYNIDEATVRSLNGCRVADQILRLVPNVANFRTTLRCLKFWAKRRGVYSNVTGFLGGVNWALLVARICQLYPNAVPSMLISRFFRVYTQWRWPNPVMLCAIEEDELGFPVWDPRRNPRDRTHHMPIITPAYPCMNSSYNVSTSTLRVMMEQFQIGNKICEEIELNKTSWNALFEPYLFFETYKNYLQVDIVAADAEDLRLWKGWVESRLRQLTLKIERDTYGMLQCHPYPNEYVDPSKQCYHCAFFMGLQRKQGVKVQEGQQFDIRGTVDEFRHEVNMYMFWKPGMEIYVSHVRRKQVPSYVFPDGYKRPVPSRLMFQHSVDRATSENIGEECQGGSSEQRLKRKADADCFGAISNKRASVSPDKEKPLTLDQQDPVGIAENRNHNQSRIDAQGEYTCKQIGDDSAQRQPKMKTETSSFHPRLRKRASSSPNHNHDKAMDGKDHVVLDKGCQNDSTLGYQEESVGPGRQLEQSKNVDDSGILQDGRRVTGIGMDQIENESAQDGMADELEPNKAVGVSLKSHGVTADASQKSALRLSLTTAEVSG, encoded by the exons ATTGTCAAAAATTGGGTGAAACAATTAACACGACAAAGGGGATATTCTGATCAAATGGTTGAAGAAGCAAATGCTGTCATCTTCACATTTGGTTCTTACAGATTGGGG GTTAATGGACCTGGAGCTGATGTTGACACTTTATGTGTTGGACCTTCCTATGTTAACCGAGAG GAGGATTTCTTTATTATTCTCCATGATCTATTGGCTGAAATGGAGGAAGTCTCTGAACTACATCCAGTTCCTGATGCTCATGTTCCAGTTCTTAAATTTAAGTTCCTGGGAATATCCATCGATTTACTCTATGCCAGTATATCACAGTTAGTTGTTCCACTG GATCTTGACATATCACACGGGTCTGTGCTTTATAATATTGATGAGGCAACTGTAAGAAGTCTTAATGGCTGCCGAGTAGCAGACCAAATTCTCCGTCTGGTGCCAAATGTTGCA AATTTCCGGACTACTCTCAGATGCTTGAAGTTCTGGGCGAAGAGGCGTGGTGTTTATTCAAAT GTCACTGGATTTCTTGGAGGTGTTAACTGGGCACTGTTGGTTGCTCGAATCTGCCAACTGTACCCTAATGCTGTGCCCAGTATGCTAATCTCACGATTTTTCAGAGTCTATACACAATGGAGGTGGCCGAATCCAGTCATGTTGTGTGCTATTGAGGAAGATGAGCTTGGCTTTCCAGTTTGGGATCCACGTAGGAACCCACGAGATCGGACTCACCACATGCCTATTATTACACCGGCATATCCATGCATGAACTCTAGCTACAACGTATCAACAAGCACATTGAGGGTCATGATGGAACAGTTTCAAATAGGCAACAAGATCTGTGAG GAAATCGAGCTGAATAAAACTAGCTGGAATGCACTGTTTGAGCCTTACCTTTTCTTTGAGACATACAAAAATTATCTCCAGGTTGACATTGTTGCTGCCGATGCTGAAGATCTAAGGCTGTGGAAGGGTTGGGTAGAATCTCGTCTTAGGCAGTTGACACTGAAG ATTGAGCGTGACACCTATGGTATGCTGCAGTGCCATCCATACCCCAATGAGTATGTTGATCCATCCAAACAGTGTTATCATTGTGCTTTCTTCATGGGATTGCAAAGGAAGCAAGGGGTTAAGGTACAGGAAGGCCAACAATTTGATATCCGGGGTACTGTTGATGAGTTCAGGCATGAAGTGAACATGTATATGTTCTGGAAACCTGGGATGGAAATATACGTATCTCATGTACGAAGGAAGCAAGTGCCTTCTTATGTATTTCCTGATGGTTATAAGAGACCCGTTCCATCAAGGCTAATGTTCCAGCACTCTGTTGATAGAGCTACAAGTGAAAATATTGGCGAGGAGTGCCAAGGTGGATCCTCAGAGCAGCGCCTTAAGAGGAAAGCTGATGCTGATTGCTTTGGTGCTATTTCAAATAAACGTGCATCAGTTAGCCCAGATAAGGAGAAGCCACTAACATTGGATCAACAGGATCCTGTGGGCATAGCTGAGAATCGGAATCATAATCAGAGTAGAATAGATGCCCAAGGTGAATACACTTGTAAACAGATTGGTGATGATTCTGCACAGAGGCAACCTAAGATGAAAACTGAAACTAGTAGCTTTCATCCTAGATTGAGAAAAAGGGCGTCAAGTAGTCCAAATCATAACCACGATAAAGCAATGGATGGAAAAGATCATGTAGTACTCGATAAAGGGTGTCAGAATGATAGTACATTAGGTTACCAGGAGGAATCTGTTGGTCCAGGCAGGCAATTGGAGCAATCAAAGAATGTAGATGATAGCGGAATATTGCAAGATGGGAGACGGGTTACAGGCATAGGGATGGACCAGATTGAAAATGAATCAGCACAAGATGGCATGGCAGATGAATTGGAG CCCAACAAGGCAGTTGGAGTGTCACTTAAATCTCATGGAGTGACTGCCGATGCTTCCCAGAAGTCTGCACTGAG GTTGAGTCTGACTACAGCGGAAGTTTCAGGATGA
- the LOC122041159 gene encoding nuclear poly(A) polymerase 4-like isoform X1, whose translation MGSSSEMGNAPPPISTQYGITKPISTAGPTEADLKRTAELERLLVDAGLYESKEESTKREEVLEELDKIVKNWVKQLTRQRGYSDQMVEEANAVIFTFGSYRLGVNGPGADVDTLCVGPSYVNREEDFFIILHDLLAEMEEVSELHPVPDAHVPVLKFKFLGISIDLLYASISQLVVPLDLDISHGSVLYNIDEATVRSLNGCRVADQILRLVPNVANFRTTLRCLKFWAKRRGVYSNVTGFLGGVNWALLVARICQLYPNAVPSMLISRFFRVYTQWRWPNPVMLCAIEEDELGFPVWDPRRNPRDRTHHMPIITPAYPCMNSSYNVSTSTLRVMMEQFQIGNKICEEIELNKTSWNALFEPYLFFETYKNYLQVDIVAADAEDLRLWKGWVESRLRQLTLKIERDTYGMLQCHPYPNEYVDPSKQCYHCAFFMGLQRKQGVKVQEGQQFDIRGTVDEFRHEVNMYMFWKPGMEIYVSHVRRKQVPSYVFPDGYKRPVPSRLMFQHSVDRATSENIGEECQGGSSEQRLKRKADADCFGAISNKRASVSPDKEKPLTLDQQDPVGIAENRNHNQSRIDAQGEYTCKQIGDDSAQRQPKMKTETSSFHPRLRKRASSSPNHNHDKAMDGKDHVVLDKGCQNDSTLGYQEESVGPGRQLEQSKNVDDSGILQDGRRVTGIGMDQIENESAQDGMADELEPNKAVGVSLKSHGVTADASQKSALRHAYLNPRCDLGSVNICFLYTVLPRIVLLPLSQVESDYSGSFRMSNQRM comes from the exons ATTGTCAAAAATTGGGTGAAACAATTAACACGACAAAGGGGATATTCTGATCAAATGGTTGAAGAAGCAAATGCTGTCATCTTCACATTTGGTTCTTACAGATTGGGG GTTAATGGACCTGGAGCTGATGTTGACACTTTATGTGTTGGACCTTCCTATGTTAACCGAGAG GAGGATTTCTTTATTATTCTCCATGATCTATTGGCTGAAATGGAGGAAGTCTCTGAACTACATCCAGTTCCTGATGCTCATGTTCCAGTTCTTAAATTTAAGTTCCTGGGAATATCCATCGATTTACTCTATGCCAGTATATCACAGTTAGTTGTTCCACTG GATCTTGACATATCACACGGGTCTGTGCTTTATAATATTGATGAGGCAACTGTAAGAAGTCTTAATGGCTGCCGAGTAGCAGACCAAATTCTCCGTCTGGTGCCAAATGTTGCA AATTTCCGGACTACTCTCAGATGCTTGAAGTTCTGGGCGAAGAGGCGTGGTGTTTATTCAAAT GTCACTGGATTTCTTGGAGGTGTTAACTGGGCACTGTTGGTTGCTCGAATCTGCCAACTGTACCCTAATGCTGTGCCCAGTATGCTAATCTCACGATTTTTCAGAGTCTATACACAATGGAGGTGGCCGAATCCAGTCATGTTGTGTGCTATTGAGGAAGATGAGCTTGGCTTTCCAGTTTGGGATCCACGTAGGAACCCACGAGATCGGACTCACCACATGCCTATTATTACACCGGCATATCCATGCATGAACTCTAGCTACAACGTATCAACAAGCACATTGAGGGTCATGATGGAACAGTTTCAAATAGGCAACAAGATCTGTGAG GAAATCGAGCTGAATAAAACTAGCTGGAATGCACTGTTTGAGCCTTACCTTTTCTTTGAGACATACAAAAATTATCTCCAGGTTGACATTGTTGCTGCCGATGCTGAAGATCTAAGGCTGTGGAAGGGTTGGGTAGAATCTCGTCTTAGGCAGTTGACACTGAAG ATTGAGCGTGACACCTATGGTATGCTGCAGTGCCATCCATACCCCAATGAGTATGTTGATCCATCCAAACAGTGTTATCATTGTGCTTTCTTCATGGGATTGCAAAGGAAGCAAGGGGTTAAGGTACAGGAAGGCCAACAATTTGATATCCGGGGTACTGTTGATGAGTTCAGGCATGAAGTGAACATGTATATGTTCTGGAAACCTGGGATGGAAATATACGTATCTCATGTACGAAGGAAGCAAGTGCCTTCTTATGTATTTCCTGATGGTTATAAGAGACCCGTTCCATCAAGGCTAATGTTCCAGCACTCTGTTGATAGAGCTACAAGTGAAAATATTGGCGAGGAGTGCCAAGGTGGATCCTCAGAGCAGCGCCTTAAGAGGAAAGCTGATGCTGATTGCTTTGGTGCTATTTCAAATAAACGTGCATCAGTTAGCCCAGATAAGGAGAAGCCACTAACATTGGATCAACAGGATCCTGTGGGCATAGCTGAGAATCGGAATCATAATCAGAGTAGAATAGATGCCCAAGGTGAATACACTTGTAAACAGATTGGTGATGATTCTGCACAGAGGCAACCTAAGATGAAAACTGAAACTAGTAGCTTTCATCCTAGATTGAGAAAAAGGGCGTCAAGTAGTCCAAATCATAACCACGATAAAGCAATGGATGGAAAAGATCATGTAGTACTCGATAAAGGGTGTCAGAATGATAGTACATTAGGTTACCAGGAGGAATCTGTTGGTCCAGGCAGGCAATTGGAGCAATCAAAGAATGTAGATGATAGCGGAATATTGCAAGATGGGAGACGGGTTACAGGCATAGGGATGGACCAGATTGAAAATGAATCAGCACAAGATGGCATGGCAGATGAATTGGAG CCCAACAAGGCAGTTGGAGTGTCACTTAAATCTCATGGAGTGACTGCCGATGCTTCCCAGAAGTCTGCACTGAGGCATGCATATCTCAACCCTAGATGTGATTTGGGAAGTGTTAATATCTGTTTTCTTTATACTGTCTTGCCTCGTATTGTTTTACTACCTCTGTCGCAGGTTGAGTCTGACTACAGCGGAAGTTTCAGGATGAGCAATCAACGCATGTGA